Within the Thalassoglobus sp. JC818 genome, the region TTCAATTCTGGATTCAAGCGGTTGGCCACAATTTGAAGATCCGGGAATTTCCGGTTCCGCTGGTTTACCTCGAAGAAGAACGCTCTTTTGGGGGCTCCCTTGATGATTCTCGTCGGAGAATGGCGTACTATCAGTCAGTCCTCAAGCGGGAAATGGAAGCTCAAAATGTTCCGTGCGGCTCCAACACACGGTCCTGACGCTCGGCTTCTCCCGTTTCCTCGCCAGTTTCAACTCCGAGTCTCACTGCATGATGCCCCGCCCTGTCTCCTCTGACTCCATCAAACTTCGTGCTCCGCAATCGAGTGGGTCGGTCTTGTCGATTCCTGAATTGGAGTCGGCGATTCACGATGCGCAGCAGAACGCAGGGCATTTGGCCTGCGCGGATGTACAAATCGCTGGGGTGTCGCTGTCGGAATTTCGCTCTGCAACCCGTCGCGAATTGATTCAACGGGCAGCGGAATGGACAAATCAGGTCACCGGTCAGACGACGGTCTGTGCCGAATGTTCGCACCACGCTTCACTACTGTTCGTCACAGGCCATCAGCCACAACTGGCTCATCCCGGTGTCTGGGCCAAGAATTTTGCAGTCGCCTCGATGGCTCAGGAGGCCTCCGGCGTTGGTTTGAACATCATCGTGGACAATGACACCGTCCAGACGCAGTCACTCCGAATGCCATCTGGAACTGCGGAGCGGCCCAATCTTCTCAGCCTCAGTTTTGATCAACCACAGCCTCAACAGCCGTGGGAAGAGCTGAAGATTCTGGATCGTGAGTTGTTCGACACGTTCGGTGACCGGGTTGTCGACGCCATGTCAACTTGGGGAATCGAACCTCTCATTGCGGACGTCTGGCCCGCAGCGGTGGAAAGCGCTAAGCAAAGCAACTCAATGGCACGTGCTCTTTCCGCAGCCCGGATGAGTCAGGAACGCGAATGGGGATTAGGAAATCTCGAGCTTCCGTTGAGTGAGCTGTGTCAGACGGATTGCTTTCTGAAATTCGCTGCTCATCTCATTGAGAATGCCGAAGCTTTCCACTCCGCTTACAACCAAATCGTCACCGACTACCGCCGAATTCACGGGATCCGTAACGATCGACACCCCGTCCCGAACCTCGAGTCAGGGGCGGACGGACTCGAACTCCCACTCTGGTATTGGGTAGACGGCGATCACTCTCGCTGTCAGGTGTTCGTCAAGCGAGAGGGCGATTGCGTTCAGCTGATCTGTAAAGGCACGGAAGTTTTGTCCTCGGCGAACGACTGCCTTTTCGAAAGCCTCAAGCAACTGTCCGAAAACGGAAAACTCCGCACGCGGGCACTGACAACGACCCTGTTTTCCCGACTTTGCTTTGCCGATCAATTCACTCACGGAATCGGAGGAGCGAAGTACGACGAGATGACCAATCGGCTGATTGAAAGCTTCTTCGGCATTGCTCCGCCGAAGTTTCATATTCTCACAGCGACTTGTCATCTCCCCATCGCCTCGCAAGCGGCATCTTCCGATCGAGTTAATGAGATCAAGCAGAAGCTTCGCGACCTGCGATTCAATGCGGACCGATATCTGTCCGGACCCGAAGTCGATGCCCTTAGTGAGCAAAAAGACCGACTGATTCGCCAGCACTGGCAAGCACAGACGGAAGGCTTCTCAAAGGCGCAGCGACGAGAACGGCAGTTGGACAATCGTGAGCGACACCGAAAGTTGAAAGCCGTCCAACAGGCACTCCATGCTCTGGCAAAGCCTCAGGAAGAACAACTTCGTCAGGAACTGGACGAGGCGGAAGCGCAGCTTCGAGCACATCAGATCCTGGGCAGCCGGGAGTTTCCAGCCGTCCTCTTCCCGAGCCAAACCATTCTCGACTTGCAATCTCAAATGGCTCGCGCTGCTCACGTCACCCTGTAGAACCAATCAGCCCTGCGAGTCTCTGCTTCAATTCATCGCAGATTTGCTGCTTGATGTTCCCTTGGACTCGCGAGATTCAGCGATCAAAAAACGTCATCGACGAGTCTTGACTGAAGATTGCGAACCCGACGGTGAGTAACGGCCACCTCTGTCAAGGTCGGAAAAACTCATTTCGGCAGAATACGCGACAGTTTCATCTGTTGCTCAGATTTCGACTTTTCCGGCTTTCCAGTTTCTTCAAACCTGTGTTAATCTTTTCGTCACTGAGCACATTTCATCACTTGAAGTCATTTCATTCGAACGGCACGTTCAATCGGCATGGAGGCCAATGTGGAGCCATCTTCTTCTTCCGAAAATCGCCTGGACGTTCAAATCCGATGGTTGATTCGTCGGGACATGACCGACGTTATCCAAATTGAACAATCAAGCTACGGGGAAGCTTGGACAGACGAAGACTTCCTCACTTGTTTGCGTCAGCGAAACTGCATCGGAATGGTCGCAGAGCACGATCAGAAGATTGTCGGTTTCATGATCTACGAACTGCACAAGTCCCGATTGCATATCCTGAACTTCGCAGTTGCTCCGGAAGCACGCCGTCAGGGCATCGGAACGCAAATGGTCTTGCGCCTGATCGACAAGCTGTCACAACAGCGTCGCAGTGAGATCCTGATTGAAGTTCGCGAGAGCGATCTCGACACTCAACTCTTCTTCAAGAAGCAAGGTTTCCGCGCTGTTTGCGTTCTTCGCAGACACTTCGACGATACCGAAGAAGATGCCTACACAATGCGATTTCAACTGGCTGCCGATCACGGAATCGACTCCCAGTTCGCGATTCGCAACCGCATCTCACAGTTCGGGGCTGCTTAAAGAAACATCCTGCAGACGTTCCTTCAGTTGAATAGAGAAAACAACTGAGGATTCGCTGCCGGCATTCGAACCATTGAAAACACTGAAGCCCCCCTGGTGCGCTCGTCACATTTGACGGCGCATTTTTTTTTGCGCTGACGCGTTCCGGCTCTCCGCATCGCTCGGGATCGATATTTTCCTCGCTCTGGACCGAACAGATCGCCTCATTTAGACTACGGCGCTTTCGGACTTGTGTTCACGAACTCAAATGATCAACCGGAGCGCAACGGCAGATTATGAGTCCGTGAAGACTGACAACGACCGCTGGTCTCGTCCGAATTCACCCATTTGTTTACCCGGCTGATTGACGTCATATTGCTTCAACGTTGACCATTCGATGACTGTTCAACTCGCAGGCTCACTGGAAGTCGTTAAGACTCAAACTGCGAAAACGTGAAGTGAAAAGACCGGAGAGCCCACCATTATGGTGTGGCTTCTGAGAGAACGAGCGACAAGAACATGTCCCCTCTCGATGCGTCTACATGATCGTCAGTCTGCACAGCTTCTGGATATCCCTTCGTGGATCAGGCAATCACCAAAGTCAAAGTTCTCGTTGAAGCCCTCGAATGGATCAGGCGTTTCCGCGATCGCTACGTCGTCGTCAAGCTGGGCGGCAGCGCACTCGAAGAACCCGAATCTGTGAAACGATGCCTGGCGGATGTCGTCTTCATGGAGGCAGTCGGGATGCGTCCGATTCTCGTCCACGGGGGCGGGAAAGCCATCAACCGCAGCGTCGCGGAGGCGGGTATTGAGCCACGGTTCGTTCAGGGCCGGCGATACACCGATGAGAAAACACTCGAAATCGCGACACGCGTCCTCACCGAAGAGATCTGCGAAACTCTGGTCGATCTGATCAAAACACAAGGCGGACGCGCGGTTGGCTTGCACGTGAATGAACAACCGGTTCTGGAAGGCAAGAAGCTCACACTTCAGGATGCCGACGGTGAACCGATCGACCTCGGGCGAGTTGGGTACGTGACGGGAATCCGAGAGGATGTGCTTCACAGCGTCTGCCGAGGAGGAGTCATTCCCGTGCTGCCTTCGATCGCGGTCGATCCAGAAGGTGGTTCACTAAATGTGAATGCAGACACCGCCGCAGCTGCCATCGCTGCATTGATCGGAGCTGAAAAACTTGTCTTTTTGAGTGACGTCCCGGGGATCTTCCTCGACAAAAGTGATCCGTCGACTCTGGTTCCGCACCTGACGGTACGCCGGTGTCGTGATCTGATCGCAGACGGAACAATTGCCACTGGAATGGTTCCTAAAGTAGAAGCTGCGCTCGATGCGTTGGAAGTCGGAGTCGGGAAAGTGCATATCATCGACGCCAACATCCCTCATTCGTTATTGTTGGAAATCTATTCCGACAAAGGCATCGGAACGGAAATCGTCCGCTGAGTTACAGACCTCGCAAGTGGAACGCATCAAACGTTTCCACAACCAAGTGGCAGTCAATGAGCGAGTCGTTCATTGAAAGCTCAGCTTTTCCATCCCGACACGTGAACAATCGTGGCGTCCCGGTGTCAGTTGTTGTTCGTCGACACGGGACTTCGTGTTTTCATCCCCCCGATTCATATCGGACATCCATTTCAGCATCAGTGTAGAGTTTTCATGGCCACACAAACCCGCACCAGTCAAGAAACGATCGCCCTCTTCGATCAGTACGTCATTCCGAATTACCGACGCTTTCCGATCAGCCTGGTCCGTGGTGAGGGAAGCAAGGTTTATGATGCTGAAGGAAAACAGTACCTCGATCTGTTTCCCGGATGGGGCTGCAACATTCTCGGGTACTCCCCGGAGCGAGTGATTCAAGCTGTTCAGGAACAAGTGGCGCGTTTGATTCACGTTCCGAATACTTGGTACATGGAACCTCAAGGAGAGTTTGCCGAAGCACTTTGCACACGAGGTTTCGGAAAGAGTTTCTTCTGTAACAGCGGAGCGGAAGCGGTTGAAGGAGCCATTAAACTCGCGCGACTTCACACACCAGAAAATCGCTACAAGATCATATCGTTCCAGAACGGGTTTCATGGCCGCACCTATGGAGCTGTGACCGCGACGGCGCAACCGAAGTACCATCAGGGCATCGGTCCGATGGTCGCCGGATTCACCTATGCTCCGCACAACGATCTCGACGCAGTCCGCGATCTGATCGATTCAGAGACAGCCGCGATTCTGATCGAGCCGGTGCAAGGCGAAGGTGGAGTCAACACCCCAGTGGAAGGATTTCTGCAAGGGCTGCGAGAGCTCTGTGATGAGAACGAAATGGTCCTCATCTTTGACGAAGTTCAGACCGGCATGGGACGCACCGGAAACTGGTTTGGCTATCAGACCTTCGGAGTGCAGCCGGACATCATGACAATGGCGAAAGGAATTGCCGCAGGAGTTGCTTGCGGCGCGATTATCGCCAAAGACGAAATCGCTCCTTCACTACGTCCCGGAATGCATGCCAGCACCTTCGGCGGGAATCCCATTGCGATGGTGGCAGGCAAAGCGACCATCGAGACGATCGAAAGCGAAAATCTGCTTGCACACTGCCAGACAATGTCCTCGCAGTTCGAGAAGTTTTTCACAGATCTCAAAGAGCAGACTCCCATCATCCGCGACGTGAGAGTCTGCGGAATGATGATCGGAATCGACCTGACGATTGAATCAGGTCCGGCAGTCGGCTTGGCGATGGAACGCGGACTCCTGCTCAATTCGACGCACGACACCGTGATCCGACTTCTCCCGGCACTCAACGTGACGGCAGACGAAGTTGCTCAAGGCTGTGAAATTATCGCAGATGTGATCCGGGAAATGGCCGAGTCCGCCGCTCCTCAGAACTAGAGCGAAAACAGACCAGCACGCTTCTACGAAGTGGAAGCAAGACTCCCCACAGGGGTATGTTCTGCCAGATCGGCGATCATCAGATTTGCAGCAGCTTGGACGGCTTCTTCCCAGCGGGACTCGCCGAACTCCTCGGCCAACGGTCCTTTCTGGTAACCGAAAATGATGCCTCGTGAGCTGTTGATGACAGCTCCGAGGCCATTTGAATCGAAGGCAGAAGCAACATCTTTCGACGTTCCGCCCTGACTCCCGTAACCTGGGACCAGCAGCGGAACATGCTGCATACGTTCACGGAGTTCTTCAAGTTCTTTCGGATAGGTCGCACCAACGACCGCCCCGATCGAACCGTAATCTGCTCCGTTTGCAGAAGCCTGAGAGAGTTCCTCAATTCGGTCCGCGACCGCTTCGAACAGCGTGGAACCTTCGGTCGTGCGGTCTTGAAAATCCCCTGCCCCGGGGTTACTCGTCCGGACCAGAACGTACAAACCTGCTCCCACTTTTGAAGCACGTTGCACGAACGGTTCCAGGGTGTCGACTCCCATATATGGATTGACGGTCAGCGCATCAGCTGCGAACGGGGCCGATGATGGATCGTCGCCCGCGAGATAGGCGTTGGCGTAAGCTTGCGCAGTGGAACCGATGTCTCCGCGTTTTGCATCGCAAATGACGATCAAGCCAGCATCGCGAGCAGCGCGAATGACGTTTCTCAGCGCCTGCACACCATCAGGGCCGCACTCCTCGAAGAACGCGGATTGCGGCTTTACTGCCGGGACAAGTGGAGCGACAACATCGATGATTCGCAAACAGAATTCTTCATAGGCCGCAGCGCGAGCGACTGTTGAGTCGCCATGTTTTTCTAATGCCGCGGTTCGAATCTTCTCCGGCAACTGTTCCCAGCGTGGATCAAGTCCGACGAGTGCTGCGGTCTGTTTTTTCTGAATCGCTGTATGAAGTCGCTGAACGTAAGGCATCATGACAAACTCACTTTGAAAACATTTCTCGAATCCGACTTCGCGAATTCACAACAGGCAAGCACATTAACGAAGCATGTCCATTCAGGACTTTTGAACGGGAAGAGCGAGTGCGGTTCACTCTTCAGCATCGGACTTAGAAACCTGGGCGACTGCTTCATCTGTCGGTTGGTCGATTCGATACACAAATTGATTCGTTCGAATGAAGAGACTTCCATCCGACACCGAAATTGAGGACATCCCGCCTCCGTCGGCGAGAGTGTTTTTGGACAGCAATTGGAATTCTGGCTCGATCTCAAAGACGTAAACCGTTCCATCTTCATCGGGCACATAGAACTTTTCGCCAACCTGAATGGGAGTCGCACTGAACTTTCCTCCCAATCGTTCGCGCCACTCTTGTCGTCCACTCTCCAGGTTAAACGCCGCCAGTGTTCCATCGTCTGCCAGCAACAGTGCTGAGTCACCAACGATGTTCGGTGAAGGAACATACGAAACATTCCGACTCCCGTCCCAGATGATCGAAGCGTCGGTTCCATCCCCTTCTACTTTCACACAGAGAATCTGCTTTTCGTCATAGCCGCCGCTGATCAAAAGATAGGGATCAGAGTAAGCGATGCTGTTCGCAGTCACTTTCGATGGACCATCAACCGTCCAGAGTAACTCACCGTTCGACGGATCATAGCTTTTCGTCTGCAAGTATCCGGACTGAATCAGTTGCGGACGGCCAGCAAGCGTGGCGACGATCGGTGAGGAATAGTTACCTCGCTGTCCGGGACCATCTCGCTGAACTCTCCAGAGGATGTCTCCGCTCGCTCGATCGACTGCGGTCAGAAACCCGTTAAGCGTGCTATCGCCAGCGACGATGACACTTCGTTCGAAGATGGTCGGAGACGCACCGAAACCGTGATCCGACTGATAAGGGCCCGCATTGCATTCCCAGGCGAGCGTGCCTTCCATATCGTACGCGGCCAACTGAACACGATCATGATTCGCAAACGTCACGAAAACGAGATGGCCATCGCTGGCGGGTGTTGCGGAAGCTTGGGAATTTTTGGAATGAATTCTGGGCAACCCGCCCTGGTTGACGACTTCACTCCAAAGCACCTCTCCCGTCTCTTTTGACAAACAGATCAGCGATTGCGTTTCTTTCTGTGTGTCGGCCGTCGCGATGAAGACGCGATCCCCGACGATGACCGGCGAAGCGTGACCTCGCCCGGGAATCTCTTGCTTCCAGGTAATGTTCTCGCTTTCGGACCACTGCACAGGCGCAGACGAGTCTGTGAGTTCACCCGTCTGATGCGGACCTCGCCACATCGGCCAGTCGCTCTCCGAAATCTCAATGTCAGGTGCCTGACTCTCAGAAGAATCGGTTCCGACAGAGACCGGTTCAATGTCCATCATTTTTCCGCGACGTCCACAGCCCAAAACGAGAGTGCAGAGGAAGGCAACACATACGAGTCTGTTCATCGTTCTGTCTCGGAGAATTGTGAGCGGAATCGGCCTCATAGTAGCCAGTGACGAGCCGGATTTCACTCAGAGCGGTGAACTTCAGAGGAAGAAGCGTCTGCAAATTCATCGAAACAAATCAATGCGTTACTTCGTGGCGTTTCGAGTGTTTACCAGGAATAGGCGACTGTCTAAAGTTTGGCCAACGGTGATCGCTCAACTCTTCATCGAAGCCACTTCTTTCGCATCAAAGGAAGAACTTGCATGGAATCAGTATTGAATGCGTTTCGATTTACAAAGTCTTTTGCACATCTGCTCGCAGCAGATATTGATGACCGCGAAATGGCTCAGATTCCCCATCCCGGAATGAACCACCCCGCATGGATTCTGGGTCACGTCGCCCTCGGAGGCGATCTTGTGGCGAAGCTGCTCGGCCAACCGATGTTGACCGATGAAGAGTGGCTGCGAGTTTATGGTCCCGGGTCAACTTGCAGCGAAGACCGAGCGATCTACCCCACGAAATCGGCTCTGCTGTCCAAGCTGGACGAAGTCTATGAATCTGTCGAGAAAATGATCGTCGAAGCTTCTTCGGAACAACTTGCTGCTCCAAATGCGACGCCGTTTTTCCCGGACCAGTTTCCAACGACCGGCGATTTGATCGTGCATCTCATGACGACACACGCGTCGATGCACCTCGGCCAGCTTTCCGCTTGGCGCCGCTGTGTCGGTAAAGGATCTGTGCTGGGAGTCTAGAGCAAGTTGCACTTTCCGATGCACTCGCTTGCACTGTCTCATAAGTTAAAAGGCTGTGCTTGCTCGTGCGAGATCGTGCATACAAAATCAGAAAATGCCCTAATCCTTGAGCTTTGTTCGCCGCCTTAAACGAAACAAAACCCGAACGAAGCTTAGAACAATTTCATTTGTCCGTTTGAAGGAGTCGGGCAGACGAATTGGCTGGAGTCGAGTTCCGGGAGATTGCAGAACCCGTATTTCTTCCGGAATACTTTGAAGATGATGCGGATCTGGTTCGCAATCTCTCCTGTTCCGACCATTCGCTGCCCCCACGTTGCATCGCTCATTTGACCGTCGCGTGTTTGGCGAACGCGTTGATTGACGCGATCTCGACACTCGGGCTGTGTTCGATCCAGCCATTCCTGGAAGACCGGCTCGACCGTCGCTGGGAGTCGAAGAAGAATATAACGAGCATCTGTTGCCCCAGCTTCTCGGGCTGCTTTCAGAATGTGCGGAGCTTCGTGATCGTTCAGTCCCGGGATGATTGGAGCATTCATCACCCTGACGGGAATCCCAGCCTCTGCCAGCGTCTTCACTGCTCTGAGGCGAGAAGTCGGAATGCTGGTGCGAGGTTCCATCACGCGTGCCAATTCAGCATCGAGTGTGGTGATTGAAATGCTCACGTGAGCGAGGTTTCGAGACGCCATTTCCTGCAGGAGATCAATGTCTCGCAGCACCAGTGCATTCTTAGTAATGATGCTGACCGGCTGATTGCATTGGTTCGCCAGTTCGAGACACTTCCGCGTCAATCGAAACTCTCGTTCCGCAGGCTGGTAACAGTCCGTGACACCGCTGAAGATGATCGGCTCAGGCACCCACTTGTCGCGAGACAGAAAGTCCCGAAGCAACTTGGCAGCATCGAACTTCACGAAGATCTTCGTTTCGAAATCCAGGCCCGCGTTCAGTCCGAGATACTCGTGCGAGTTTCTGGCATAGCAATATGCACACGCGTGAACGCATCCTCGATACGGATTAATGCTGTAGCGGAACGGAATGTCTGGAGAGTTGTTTTCCGAGACAATTGTTTTTGAATCGTCTCGGAGATATTCGATCTTCCGGTCATTCCGAGTTTCTAAGTACTCGGTGTCCCATTCCAGATGCTCGAAGTCTGCCTCGGCATGAATCCGTTCGAATCGATTTGGAGGATCGAGGTTTGATCCGTGTCTCATGCCACTCCTCCTCAATCGGTCTTTAATGGAAGAGCGAAGTCACTACACCCCGGCGAGCAGCTTCGTTTCTGCATAGTTGTCCGTTGATGCTGCTTCGTAAGTCGGAGGCTCGCGGCCTTCCTGAATGCATTGATCGAGTTCACGCTTCTTGGGACATCCGTGGCATGCCCACCATTCGCGAGCACGTTCTCGCGTCCATGGCTCCGTCAATGGAACAGTTTGCAATGCTTCGCGAAGCTCCTCGACCGATTGAAAGCGATCGTCGGGGTTCTTTGCGAGACACTTCAGCACAATCGCTTCGAGTTCCTCGGAGACATTTGGATTGTGCGTTCTCAGGGAGACTGGAGTTTGTTGTGCATGAGCCAGCAGCAACTTGACGGCGTTTGTCTCCTGAAACGGTGCTTTTCCAGTCAACACATAATAGGCCACACAGCCCAGTGCGTAGATGTCTGCTCGTGCGTCGGAAACGTCTCCACTGGCCTGTTCAGGAGCCATATACATTGGAGATCCTGCGATTCGGCCTTCCTGAGTGATTTTGGTATCGAGGTCGACGTGTTGTGATCGTACTAGCCCGAAGTCGAGCAGTTTGGCCACATCGTAAGTTCCACCTCGTTTCGCAGCGAAGATGTTGGCAGGTTTGATATCGCGATGAACGAGACCTTGATCATGCGCCTCAGCGAGTGCATCACATGTCTGTTTGAAAAAGTGGACGAGACGCTCATCCGGCATCGGGCCATGCATTTCCACGATCTGGTCGAGATTCATTCCCGGCAGGTATTCCATGACGTAATAAAAAGTCCCGTCCTCAGAAACTCCGTAATCGTAGATTTCGACAGTGTTCCAGTGAGTCAATTGCGCTGTGGACCGAACTTCACGTTCGAATCGCGCCAACGTCTGCGGATCTCCTGCCATTTCCGGTCGAATCAATTTAATCGCACAAGGGCGTTTGAGAAGCAGATGCTCAGCCAGGTGAACCTCGCCCATTCCCCCGCGACCGAGTAGACGCTTCAAGCGATAAAGTCCCAGTTGTCGGGCTTCGAACTCAGCTGTTCTCAAAGACCGAATCGTGCGCACTCCCCACGTGGCGATGACCAGGCTGAAGGTCATTACCATCAAGGCTTCGATCAGAATTGTGGAATTTTCCGGTTGGGCGAATTCTGTAGCGACAATCGGAACGACCAATCCGGTGATTCCCATAACCGCAACAGGCGCGATCGCCATCGGCAGCATCATCGCAAGTGCTCGCTGCCATGAGTTGGGAATAAACAGAGCATAGGTGAATAGCAGGATCATCCACGGCGCAACGATCGGGAACAGATACCCCCGAGTCGCACAGTCCAGAACCATGCTGTAAGTCAGCACGACAAAGAAGAGTTCCGATGTGCCGAATAGGATCAGCTCGGCAATTCGGAGATTCCGATTCACATGACCGCAGCCGGAACAGGTTCTCCAGGCGATCAGTCCGCTGGAGACGATCGCCACGAGTTGTGTCCACTTCAGCAGCGAGTCAGCTTCTGAAATGTGAGCTGAGCCGAGTATGGCGGACTTCAGAAAGAATGCGGTATACCCGACGAAGAAAATGAGCGACGCTGCCTTGAGTCGCCCAGCAAGTACCGTGTTGACCTCTTTCGAAAAGTTCGCACCGGTCCCGTCGACGATCTGCACTGCCCATGACCATGCCGATTTCGAGGGTGATTTCCCGTTTGGTCCAGAGTCGGACCGCTTTGTGAGGATTCGTTCCTGGCCAGAGTCTTGTGCCATTCCAGGCGCCACTTTGTTGAGTTAGAGGAAACTTTGCGGTAACGACCTATGATAGTCACCGAAGGTTCGTTCGTCAGCGTGAAGATGCTGAAATTGCGTCCCGTTCCATTCAAACTCGTCTCAAGTGGGCAGTTTGAAAAAGGTTTCGCCGTCGTGGGAATCTGGTTCTCAAGTTTGCATCTTTGGCCGACACGTCGCCAACAGATCAACGATAGAAACCGCTTGATGTGAACCTGTGAAGCAACTCACAAATCGACGCGATCTGCGAGAATGCGTTCCTCCGATCGCAACTGAGAAAACAGCACCTCAATGCAGACGCGATATCAGCAATCGGTCAACGATCGTCTCGGCAGTGACTCGGGCGATCTGAAGTCCAACTTCTCTCTTCAACTGAAATTGTTCAAGAACCGGGCAGAACATGCACAGTCGTGCCTGATTTTTCATCCGTTCCGGAAGAGAAGGTCATTCAGTTGCACTTTCCGCAGCGAAAACCTGCAACGAACCGACTGTGATTCCATTTCTTCCGGAAATCGGTTCTTTGGCGAAAATTCAGGCGGAATCCGGGGCACTCTCCGGTCGACACTCGCTTTGTTCTCCGGAATTCCGTTGTTTTTGATCACTCCGCCGTGCGTCGTCGATCGTTTCGGAACGCAAATCTCTTTATGATCGGGACGAATCAATCGCCCTTGGTTTGAACCAAGAAAAATGAAGGTTCATCCTCCCGACAATGGTTTCAGCCCAAACGTCACCCAGGACAGAGACAGAATGAAATCGATCAAGAAGCTGCTGGTCGCTAATCGCAGTGAAATTGCAATTCGTGTTTTCCGGACTGCCCACGAAATCGGGATTCGAACAGTCGCGATCTACACACATGAAGATCGCTTTTCGCTGCATCGCTTCAAAGCGGATGAAGCGTACTTGATCGGAGACAAAGGGGAGCCGATCCGAGCTTACCTTGATATTCCTTCCATCATCGCCATCGCGAAACAACATGGTGTCGACGCCATTCATCCGGGCTACGGCTTCCTGTCGGAGAATGCCGAATTTGCGAAAGCATGTGAAGAAGCGGGGATTATCTTCGTCGGCCCAACCGTCACAGCTCTCAAGAGCCTCGGCGACAAGGTCTCTGCTCGGCACATCGCGGAAAAGGCGGGAGTGCCCATTCTTCAGGGAACCGAAGATGCGATCTCCGACGTCGACGAAGGAGCTAATTACGCCGACCAGATCGGCTACCCCATCATTCTGAAAGCAGCCATGGGCGGTGGCGGTCGCGGAATGCGCGTCGTCCGTGATCCAGCCCAGTTTCGACCTTCTTTCGAACAAGCGCAACAGGAGGCACAAACGGCGTTCGGATGCCCGGACGTCTTCATCGAGCGATTTGTCTCGAAAGCGAGTCACATCGAAGTCCAGCTTCTCGGCGATTCACACGGGAATCTCGTTCACCTCTTCGAACGCGATTGCTCCGTTCAACGACGACACCAGAAAGTCGTCGAAATCGCGCCAGCTCCGAATCTCAAACCGGATGTCCGCAACGCCATCTGCGAGGCAGCCATCAAGATTGGAAAACAGGTCGACTACGAGAACGCCGGAACTGTTGAATTCCTACTTGATCGCGACACCAATGAATTCTTCTTCATCGAAGTCAATCCGCGAATTCAGGTCGAACACACCGTCACGGAAGAAGTGACCGGGATCGATATTGTGAAGTCTCAGATCCTCGTCGCGTCTGGCGCACGTCTCGATGATCCGGAGATCGGACTCGACTCGCAGGAGTCGATCAAAACCAGCGGATTTGCCATCCAGTGTCGAATTACGACAGAAGATCCATCGAATAACTTCCTGCCCGACTACGGGCACGTGACTCACTACCGCTCCGGAAACGGAATGGGAATTCGCCTCGATGCGGGTAGCGCGTTCTCAGGTGCGGTCGTCAATCCGTTTTACGATTCCCTTCTCGTGAAAGTCTCCGCACGTGGTCGCCGCTTCATCGATGCGGTCTCACGAATGAAGCGCTGCCTGCAGGAGTTTCGAATCCGCGGCGTCACGAGCAACATCCCG harbors:
- a CDS encoding PA0069 family radical SAM protein; this encodes MRHGSNLDPPNRFERIHAEADFEHLEWDTEYLETRNDRKIEYLRDDSKTIVSENNSPDIPFRYSINPYRGCVHACAYCYARNSHEYLGLNAGLDFETKIFVKFDAAKLLRDFLSRDKWVPEPIIFSGVTDCYQPAEREFRLTRKCLELANQCNQPVSIITKNALVLRDIDLLQEMASRNLAHVSISITTLDAELARVMEPRTSIPTSRLRAVKTLAEAGIPVRVMNAPIIPGLNDHEAPHILKAAREAGATDARYILLRLPATVEPVFQEWLDRTQPECRDRVNQRVRQTRDGQMSDATWGQRMVGTGEIANQIRIIFKVFRKKYGFCNLPELDSSQFVCPTPSNGQMKLF
- a CDS encoding serine/threonine-protein kinase; this translates as MAQDSGQERILTKRSDSGPNGKSPSKSAWSWAVQIVDGTGANFSKEVNTVLAGRLKAASLIFFVGYTAFFLKSAILGSAHISEADSLLKWTQLVAIVSSGLIAWRTCSGCGHVNRNLRIAELILFGTSELFFVVLTYSMVLDCATRGYLFPIVAPWMILLFTYALFIPNSWQRALAMMLPMAIAPVAVMGITGLVVPIVATEFAQPENSTILIEALMVMTFSLVIATWGVRTIRSLRTAEFEARQLGLYRLKRLLGRGGMGEVHLAEHLLLKRPCAIKLIRPEMAGDPQTLARFEREVRSTAQLTHWNTVEIYDYGVSEDGTFYYVMEYLPGMNLDQIVEMHGPMPDERLVHFFKQTCDALAEAHDQGLVHRDIKPANIFAAKRGGTYDVAKLLDFGLVRSQHVDLDTKITQEGRIAGSPMYMAPEQASGDVSDARADIYALGCVAYYVLTGKAPFQETNAVKLLLAHAQQTPVSLRTHNPNVSEELEAIVLKCLAKNPDDRFQSVEELREALQTVPLTEPWTRERAREWWACHGCPKKRELDQCIQEGREPPTYEAASTDNYAETKLLAGV